The Caproicibacterium amylolyticum genome includes the window GAAAACAGCAAAGAAAGGGAACGTAACCGGCTGCGGCATGATTTTTATCAAGCCTGCCGAACGCAGACAGATACAAACGCTTCTCTGCAAAATTGTGAAGCGCCGGTTGGCACTGGAAAAACAACAGCGGTGTTGGCTCATTTACTGCGCTGTGCAGTGCAGCGAAATCTGCGGCATTTGTTTATTGTGTTGCCTTATACCAGCATTTTAGAGCAGATGAAAAAAGTCTTAAAAGATGCCATCTTATTGGAAGACGAAAAAAATGAATCCGGAGAAATCATTGCTGTTTTGCATCACCGTGCAGAATATGACAAAAAAGAATGGAGAAGTCTGGCGGCAACTTGGGAAGCACCGATTATTCTTACAACGGCTGTTCAATTTTTTGAAACACTGGCATCAAATGAGCCGGCACGCTTATATAAACTTCATCAACTGCCGGGCTCAGGTATCTTTTTGGATGAATTTCATGCCTCTGCACCCGTGCAGTGTCTGCCTGCCGTTTGGGAGTGGCTTACGCAGCTGCAAAAAAATTGGGGCTGCTCTGTAGTGCTCTCCTCCGGTACGATGATTCAGTTTTGGGAAGAACGGAATTTTCGGAAAGCATATTTTAGTGGCCACGCCGAAAAACATCCGGTAACTGTCCCCACACCAATGCTGCCTGCAACTTTGCAGAAAGAGATGGAGCAGCAGGAAAAAATTCGTGTGCACATGCACCTCTTACCGCAGGAGTTTGCACAGTGTCGCTTCAGTACACTGGACGAACTGCTCTGTTTTGCGCTGTCACAAAAAGGCCCGCGCATCATTATGTTGGACAGCCGCCGCGCGGCCGCACAAGTTGCCTATGAACTGTACTGTAAAGGGGAAAAAGTATATCATTTATCAAATGCATTTGCACCGCAGGACAGTGCGCGCATTTTGGATAAAGTAAAGGAACTTTTGGATCCGAAAAACGGCGCGGACGGAAATTGGACACTTGTTTCTACCACCTATGCAAGCATGGGACTTAACCTGTCCTTTCGAAACGGTTTTTGCAGGGCATTTTCCTGTGCTTCATTTTTGCAGCTTGCGGGTCGTATCAGCCGAGAGGGAGAATATGAAAGTCCTGGCTTGTGGGCATTTACGCTTGATGACAGTCGCTTCCCAGCCAGCAGTGCATTTTCAGTTTCTGCTGAAGTTTGGCGGGAAATGATAACTGCCGACACACTGAAAAAGCCGCTGCAAGGCAGTGCACCGTCTGAAATGGTAACGCATGCTTTTTCACAGGAATGCAAACGCAGCCATATCCGAAAAATGCAGGATAAACTGTTAAGCGATGAACGAAACTTTGAATTTTTGACGATGGCAAAAGAATTTAAAATTATCACGGAAGACGCGGAGGTGTTGGCTGTCACCAATTCTGAAGTTAAAAAGATGCTGGAAAATGGT containing:
- a CDS encoding CRISPR-associated endonuclease Cas3'', encoding MEYLAHSASFCGQEQTYREHIQGTVQKAENLLETMRPFFSEQQFEKMYAKLQAAAEMHDLGKLSDANQEVLHEQKRTGRLPERHSVMGAHWFYEQGDSLSAALVYGHHYPGLPDIYEELGQEMPFCKNFKAEEFQFDEAKIQKNMNNCCDRHQAVAGGLPQPDTAKLQTALEERLLLSCLVTADWCDTGGKKLPQPLAPRWSERLAALDNYVAGLEEDAQKAENSKERERNRLRHDFYQACRTQTDTNASLQNCEAPVGTGKTTAVLAHLLRCAVQRNLRHLFIVLPYTSILEQMKKVLKDAILLEDEKNESGEIIAVLHHRAEYDKKEWRSLAATWEAPIILTTAVQFFETLASNEPARLYKLHQLPGSGIFLDEFHASAPVQCLPAVWEWLTQLQKNWGCSVVLSSGTMIQFWEERNFRKAYFSGHAEKHPVTVPTPMLPATLQKEMEQQEKIRVHMHLLPQEFAQCRFSTLDELLCFALSQKGPRIIMLDSRRAAAQVAYELYCKGEKVYHLSNAFAPQDSARILDKVKELLDPKNGADGNWTLVSTTYASMGLNLSFRNGFCRAFSCASFLQLAGRISREGEYESPGLWAFTLDDSRFPASSAFSVSAEVWREMITADTLKKPLQGSAPSEMVTHAFSQECKRSHIRKMQDKLLSDERNFEFLTMAKEFKIITEDAEVLAVTNSEVKKMLENGEIPSQAQLQNNSVSIYFNLVKKLHLTEIPDTPKIYWLPPEQYDADLLGCYKALVLK